One genomic region from Saccharomyces cerevisiae S288C chromosome XI, complete sequence encodes:
- the VPS51 gene encoding Vps51p (Component of the GARP (Golgi-associated retrograde protein) complex; GARP is required for the recycling of proteins from endosomes to the late Golgi, and for mitosis after DNA damage induced checkpoint arrest; links the (VFT/GARP) complex to the SNARE Tlg1p; members of the GARP complex are Vps51p-Vps52p-Vps53p-Vps54p), with product MAEQISHKKSLRVSSLNKDRRLLLREFYNLENEPNKGRQEARIGEKASEAHSGEEQVTDVNIDTEANTEKPVKDDELSATEEDLKEGSEDAEEEIKNLPFKRLVQIHNKLLGKETETNNSIKNTIYENYYDLIKVNDLLKEITNANEDQINKLKQTVESLIKEL from the coding sequence ATGGCAGAACAAATTAGTCACAAAAAGTCCCTGAGGGTGAGCAGTCTGAACAAAGATAGAAGATTGCTCTTAAGAGAATTCTACAACTTGGAAAATGAACCGAATAAAGGTCGTCAAGAAGCACGTATAGGGGAAAAAGCCAGCGAGGCTCATTCTGGGGAGGAGCAAGTCACAGATGTGAATATAGATACCGAAGCAAACACTGAGAAACCAGTGAAAGATGACGAATTGAGTGCAACTGAAGAGGATCTCAAGGAGGGGTCAGAAGatgcagaagaagagataAAGAACCTGCCCTTTAAGAGGCTAGTACAAATTCACAATAAGCTCTTGGGCAAAGAAACCGAGACTAACAATTCTATCAAGAATACCATTTACGAAAACTATTATGACCTAATAAAAGTCAACGACCTTCTCAAAGAAATTACAAACGCCAATGAAGACCAAATTAACAAGTTGAAGCAAACAGTAGAATCTTTAATCAAGGAACTGTAA
- the ALY1 gene encoding Aly1p (Alpha arrestin, substrate of calcineurin; controls nutrient-mediated intracellular sorting of permease Gap1p; interacts with AP-1 subunit Apl4p; dephosphorylation of Aly1p required for the endocytosis of Dip5p; may regulate endocytosis of plasma membrane proteins by recruiting ubiquitin ligase Rsp5p to plasma membrane targets; regulates intracellular pH; ALY1 has a paralog, ALY2, that arose from the whole genome duplication), with product MLQFNTENDTVAPVFPMEQDINAAPDAVPLVQTTTLQVFVKLAEPIVFLKGFETNGLSEIAPSILRGSLIVRVLKPNKLKSISITFKGISRTEWPEGIPPKREEFSDVETVVNHTWPFYQADDGMNSFTLEHHSSNNSSNRPSMSDEDYLLEKSGASVYIPPTAEPPKDNSNLSLDAYERNSLSSDNLSNKPVSSDVSHDDSKLLAIQKTPLPSSSRRGSVPANFHGNSLSPHTFISDLFTKTFSNSGATPSPEQEDNYLTPSKDSKEVFIFRPGDYIYTFEQPISQSYPESIKANFGSVEYKLSIDIERFGAFKSTIHTQLPIKVVRLPSDGSVEETEAIAISKDWKDLLHYDVVIFSKEIVLNAFLPIDFHFAPLDKVTLHRIRIYLTESMEYTCNSNGNHEKARRLEPTKKFLLAEHNGPKLPHIPAGSNPLKAKNRGNILLDEKSGDLVNKDFQFEVFVPSKFTNSIRLHPDTNYDKIKAHHWIKICLRLSKKYGDNRKHFEISIDSPIHILNQLCSHANTLLPSYESHFQYCDEDGNFAPAADQQNYASHHDSNIFFPKEVLSSPVLSPNVQKMNIRIPSDLPVVRNRAESVKKSKSDNTSKKNDQSSNVFASKQLVANIYKPNQIPRELTSPQALPLSPITSPILNYQPLSNSPPPDFDFDLAKRGAADSHAIPVDPPSYFDVLKADGIELPYYDTSSSKIPELKLNKSRETLASIEEDSFNGWSQIDDLSDEDDNDGDIASGFNFKLSTSAPSENVNSHTPILQSLNMSLDGRKKNRASLHATSVLPSTIRQNNQHFNDINQMLGSSDEDAFPKSQSLNFNKKLPILKINDNVIQSNSNSNNRVDNPEDTVDSSVDITAFYDPRMSSDSKFDWEVSKNHVDPAAYSVNVASENRVLDDFKKAFREKRK from the coding sequence ATGCTCCAATTCAATACAGAAAATGATACTGTAGCTCCAGTGTTTCCCATGGAGCAAGATATAAATGCAGCACCTGATGCCGTCCCACTGGTGCAGACAACAACACTACAAGTCTTTGTAAAGCTTGCCGAACCCATAGTGTTTTTAAAAGGATTTGAAACTAACGGACTGTCTGAAATAGCCCCCAGTATCTTACGAGGATCTCTTATCGTCAGGGTGTTGAAACCgaataaattaaaaagtATATCGATAACCTTCAAAGGAATATCCAGAACAGAGTGGCCGGAAGGTATACCACCGAAGAGAGAAGAATTTTCAGATGTTGAAACTGTTGTCAATCACACATGGCCATTTTATCAGGCGGATGACGGCATGAATTCTTTCACCTTAGAACATCACAGCTCAAATAATTCGTCCAATCGCCCATCTATGAGCGATGAAGATTATCTACTTGAAAAAAGCGGTGCTTCAGTATATATCCCACCAACCGCTGAACCCCCTAAAGATAATAGCAATCTAAGTCTGGATGCCTATGAGCGCAACTCATTGTCATCCGATAATTTGAGTAACAAGCCAGTATCAAGTGATGTTTCCCATGACGACAGTAAACTGTTGGCTATTCAAAAGACACCATTACCATCATCTAGTCGAAGAGGATCGGTACCGGCAAATTTTCACGGTAACTCTTTGTCACCTCATACCTTCATATCTGATTTGTTTACAAAAACATTCAGTAATAGTGGCGCTACTCCAAGTCCTGAGCAAGAGGATAACTATCTTACACCATCCAAAGATTCTAAAGaagtttttatttttcgaCCGGGCGATTATATTTACACTTTTGAACAGCCAATATCGCAATCTTATCCAGAAAGTATAAAAGCCAATTTTGGTTCCGTGGAGTATAAACTGTCAATAGACATAGAGAGGTTTGGCGCATTCAAATCAACTATACATACTCAATTACCCATCAAAGTCGTAAGGCTTCCTTCTGATGGATCCGTAGAAGAGACTGAAGCTATTGCAATTTCCAAGGACTGGAAagatcttcttcattatgACGTGGTAATTTTCTCGAAAGAGATCGTTTTGAATGCATTTTTACCCATCGATTTCCATTTCGCTCCTCTAGATAAAGTTACTCTGCATCGTATTAGAATTTATCTAACAGAGTCTATGGAATACACTTGTAATAGTAATGGAAATCACGAGAAGGCTCGTAGATTAGAGCCAACTAAAAAGTTTCTGTTGGCTGAACATAACGGTCCTAAACTGCCTCATATACCAGCTGGTTCGAATCCTTTGAAGGCTAAAAATAGAGGGAACATCCTCTTGGATGAAAAATCCGGCGATCTAGTTAACAAAGATTTTCAGTTCGAGGTGTTTGTCCCAAGCAAGTTTACAAACAGTATACGGTTACACCCTGATACAAATTATGATAAAATCAAAGCCCACCATTGGATAAAAATTTGCCTTCGTCTTTCCAAGAAGTACGGGGACAATAGAAAACATTTCGAAATAAGTATTGATTCTCCAATCCATATTTTAAATCAACTATGCTCACACGCGAATACTTTGCTACCGAGCTACGAGAGTCATTTCCAGTATTGTGATGAAGATGGTAATTTCGCACCAGCAGCAGATCAACAAAATTACGCAAGTCATCATGATtccaatattttcttcccaAAAGAAGTTCTTTCGTCTCCCGTTCTTTCACCTAACGTGCAGAAGATGAACATTAGAATACCGTCTGATCTTCCAGTAGTGCGTAATAGAGCTGAAAGCGTAAAGAAAAGCAAGTCAGATAATACCTCCAAGAAGAATGATCAAAGTAGCAATGTCTTCGCATCCAAACAGCTGGTCGCAAACATTTATAAGCCCAATCAGATTCCAAGAGAATTAACTTCTCCTCAGGCGTTACCATTATCGCCCATCACCTCACCAATTCTCAATTACCAACCATTATCAAACTCCCCGCCTCCagattttgattttgatcTAGCTAAGCGCGGCGCAGCCGATTCTCATGCTATTCCTGTGGATCCTCCATCATATTTTGATGTATTAAAGGCCGATGGGATTGAATTGCCATACTACGATACAAGTTCATCTAAAATTCCTGAACTAAAACTAAACAAATCTAGAGAGACATTGGCCAGCATTGAGGAGGACTCATTCAATGGTTGGTCTCAAATTGATGACTTATCCGACGAAGATGACAATGATGGCGATATAGCATCTGGTTTCAACTTCAAGCTGTCAACCAGTGCTCCGAGTGAGAACGTTAATTCACACACTCCTATTTTGCAGTCTTTAAACATGAGTCTTGAtgggagaaaaaaaaatcgtgCCAGTCTACACGCAACATCAGTGTTACCTAGTACAATAAGACAGAACAATCAGCATTTCAATGACATAAACCAGATGCTAGGCAGTAGTGACGAAGATGCCTTTCCCAAAAGCCAATCATTAAATTTCAATAAGAAACTACCAATACTTAAAATTAATGATAACGTCATACAATCAAACAGCAATAGTAATAACAGAGTTGATAATCCAGAAGATACAGTGGATTCTTCAGTCGATATTACAGCATTTTATGATCCAAGAATGTCATCAGATTCCAAATTTGATTGGGAGGTAAGCAAGAACCATGTTGACCCAGCAGCCTACTCGGTTAACGTTGCTAGTGAAAACCGTGTACTGGACGACTTTAAGAAAGCATTTCGcgaaaagagaaaataa
- the NTR2 gene encoding Ntr2p (Essential protein that forms a dimer with Ntr1p; also forms a trimer, with Ntr2p and the DExD/H-box RNA helicase Prp43p, that is involved in spliceosome disassembly), whose translation MAIKKRNKIRLPSGSPEEVGIDGSAHKPMQQIKPLVSNDSEDDDNDICVLQPIKFKKVPKRDITFDGEQAIKEDNSHYEDLYHSKKNTNASTRNKDDLLILNMEDLMEGNHHLLSDSSEAGSSSEGEHISSIPTRGEIAKLKAQKSLSRRKISESDVTTERDYVKLLDSEDKREIMETIRLNGGLKRNNEKEITNFSDDEMQGFQDEMLALTDNQIAIQKDSKRKIIEKAINEVPYRTNEEWETQLLSKGNINKSNEKIITPLPVLFPDDDESGNSIERINEMVSKICLQRKKVEMRLQALEKTKIDLEKSKASLINKLIGN comes from the coding sequence ATGGCgatcaagaaaagaaataaaattagGTTACCAAGTGGTTCTCCTGAGGAGGTTGGAATTGATGGTTCTGCGCATAAGCCAATGCAGCAAATTAAGCCCCTAGTGTCGAACGAttctgaagatgatgacaacGACATTTGTGTATTACAACCAATAAAGTTTAAAAAAGTTCCTAAGCGCGACATTACCTTTGATGGCGAACAAGCAATAAAGGAGGATAATTCGCATTATGAAGATCTTTaccattcaaagaaaaataccaATGCATCGACGCGAAACAAAGATGATTTGCTAATTCTCAATATGGAGGACTTGATGGAGGGGAATCATCATCTATTAAGTGATTCTTCAGAGGCTGGCAGTAGCTCCGAAGGTGAGCACATTAGTAGTATACCAACCCGAGGAGAAATTGCAAAACTGAAAGCACAGAAGTCATTATCTAGAAGGAAAATTAGTGAGAGTGATGTTACAACAGAAAGAGATTATGTAAAATTGTTGGACAGTGAGGATAAACGCGAAATTATGGAGACAATAAGATTAAATGGTGGTCTGAAACGTAACAATGAAAAGGAGATTACGAACTTCAGTGACGATGAAATGCAAGGCTTTCAAGACGAAATGCTAGCCCTCACGGATAATCAAATTGCTATTCAAAAGGATtctaaaagaaagattatAGAGAAGGCCATAAATGAAGTGCCCTACAGAACTAATGAAGAATGGGAAACCCAGCTTTTAAGCAAAggaaatataaacaaatcGAATGAGAAAATCATCACGCCCTTACCGGTACTTTTCCCAGACGATGATGAAAGTGGGAACAGCATTGAGAGAATAAACGAGATGGTTTCGAAGATCTGCTTGCAAAGGAAGAAGGTTGAGATGAGGTTGCAAGCGttagaaaaaacaaaaattgaCTTGGAAAAATCTAAAGCAAGCCTAATAAATAAGCTCATTGGTAACTGA
- the RQT4 gene encoding Rqt4p (Subunit of ribosome-associated quality control trigger complex (RQT); the authentic, non-tagged protein is detected in highly purified mitochondria in high-throughput studies) has protein sequence MTRKQAIDYAIKQVPQILPLEESDVKALCEQVLSTSSDDPEQIASKFLEFLGHEDLSFEFVMKFNELLNQNDKKEEKKTKNVHLEHTAPTSWKNESKQPTNNYINKKGDEKPKKLKDEKKSSTTRPTVQPSNQSTQSNPIKEKKEHRSKGKLQSLQEIDEAIKMLELRDSGSSKNCNCQGTRHPVFDIAPNCLHCGKVVCVIEGLNKGKCGHCHEQLISDNERTQMVEILNQEKNELNGSSSSLSNASNGANVPKKKTKTYKITSGMGKNLFAEQDKLFDFIERKRERERKRNEVLKLQEEKEESEAKERQASEHDHKAEENPELLAAQERLDRLLYFQDTSAERTKIIDNASDFDMNQEVGLWGSARERALALKKQQRNLRKWEKVEKERNGRREKYVVSMNIGSNGKVTMTEVPKDTENVIAGSDDDISDISDEEDISDLKHIHALKSEINTTKSLENLHLQSKAWDYERDKKQFDRPTYVKKNSDTAQQNRKTEEKAHDMQAYDLKSRVQVDQNADASVEQNILAVL, from the coding sequence ATGACAAGAAAGCAGGCTATTGACTATGCAATCAAACAAGTTCCGCAAATATTGCCTTTGGAAGAGTCTGATGTAAAAGCGCTGTGCGAACAAGTACTGAGTACATCATCTGATGATCCAGAACAAAttgcttcaaaatttttggagTTCCTAGGTCATGAAGATCTATCGTTTGAATTTGTAATGAAGTTCAATGAATTATTGAATCAgaatgataaaaaagaggaaaaaaaaacgaaaaatgTGCATCTTGAACATACTGCCCCCACTTCATGGAAAAATGAATCAAAACAGCCCACTAATAACTATATCAATAAGAAGGGAGAtgaaaaaccaaaaaaattaaaggatgagaagaaaagctCGACAACGAGGCCTACCGTTCAACCATCAAATCAATCTACGCAATCAAACCCCataaaggagaaaaaagagCACAGATCAAAGGGGAAATTACAATCGTTACAAGAAATAGACGAAGCAATCAAGATGCTAGAGCTTCGAGATAGCGGTTCTTCTAAAAATTGTAATTGTCAAGGTACAAGGCATCCAGTTTTCGACATCGCGCCAAACTGTCTTCACTGTGGTAAAGTGGTTTGTGTTATAGAGGGATTGAATAAAGGTAAATGCGGTCATTGCCATGAACAGTTGATTTCTGATAACGAAAGAACCCAAATGGtagaaattttaaatcaGGAAAAAAACGAACTAAACGGTTCATCATCGTCCTTATCCAATGCGTCAAATGGAGCTAATGTcccaaagaagaagactaAAACCTACAAAATAACTTCCGGTATgggtaaaaatttatttgcTGAACAGGACaaattatttgatttcatcgaaaggaaaagagaaagagaaagaaagcGTAATGAAGTGTTGAAATTGCaggaggaaaaagaagagagcGAAGCAAAGGAAAGACAAGCGAGCGAGCATGACCATAAAGCTGAGGAAAACCCGGAGTTGTTAGCAGCACAAGAACGATTAGATAGACTTTTATATTTCCAAGACACTTCGGcagaaagaacaaaaattaTTGATAATGCCAGCGATTTTGACATGAATCAGGAGGTGGGTTTATGGGGCAGCGCAAGAGAAAGAGCTCTTGCGTTGAAGAAGCAACAACGTAATTTGAGAAAGTGGGAAAAAGTAGAAAAGGAACGGAATGGCAGGCGCGAGAAGTACGTTGTTAGCATGAATATAGGTTCAAACGGTAAAGTTACTATGACAGAAGTCCCTAAGGATACAGAGAACGTAATTGCAGGTTCAGATGATGACATCAGTGATATAAGtgacgaagaagatatcAGCGACCTTAAACATATACACGCTCTGAAAAGTGAAATAAATACAACGAAATCCTTGGAGAATTTGCATTTACAGTCCAAAGCATGGGATTACGAACGTGATAAAAAACAATTCGATAGGCCTACGtatgtgaaaaaaaattcagatACTGCACAACAGAATAGAAAAACGGAAGAAAAGGCTCACGACATGCAAGCTTATGATTTAAAGTCAAGAGTACAAGTGGACCAAAATGCAGACGCATCAGTAGAACAGAATATTCTTGCTGTACTTTGA
- the DBP7 gene encoding putative ATP-dependent RNA helicase (Putative ATP-dependent RNA helicase of the DEAD-box family; involved in ribosomal biogenesis; required at post-transcriptional step for efficient retrotransposition; essential for growth under anaerobic conditions): MSDEDSMLLNFTTNEDTAGSSYKQAAKVTGGRWKDRRRMKMKLEGKTVSRKRKANTTGDEGIIPGRGENSIKKLHKESSYSSEEQEKYKGRNAHNTQGRTLPADSQFVSSLFTSNREITTAVNTNIHDENVAINPSNAPLKGDQFASLGVSSLLVSHLEQKMRIKKPTSIQKQAIPQIIGNAGKNDFFIHAQTGSGKTLSYLLPIISTILNMDTHVDRTSGAFALVIAPTRELASQIYHVCSTLVSCCHYLVPCLLIGGERKKSEKARLRKGCNFIIGTPGRVLDHLQNTKVIKEQLSQSLRYIVLDEGDKLMELGFDETISEIIKIVHDIPINSEKFPKLPHKLVHMLCSATLTDGVNRLRNVALKDYKLISNGTKKDSDIVTVAPDQLLQRITIVPPKLRLVTLAATLNNITKDFIASGQQSKTLRTIVFVSCSDSVEFHYDAFSGSDGHHKNLTGDSVRLLTKGNTMFPCFSDSRDPDVVIYKLHGSLSQQMRTSTLQHFARDNEATKGKHLIMFCTDVASRGLDLPHVGSVIELDPPFAVEDHLHRVGRTARAGEKGESLLFLLPGEEEKYMDYIQPYHPMGWELLKFDKEILMPAFKDVNVNRNDKFIRKDEKSSKNKDVGDKEYEWDTNATTWHLNIERRVVGDSAFKNLAVKGFISHVRAYATHISQEKKFFNVKFLHLGHLAKSFGLRERPKAMGLQSSKDGNSEKKPTKENSKNKMFRMARMAEKQIASEFNY; encoded by the coding sequence ATGAGCGATGAAGATTCTATGCTGTTAAACTTCACTACCAATGAGGACACTGCAGGAAGTTCCTATAAGCAAGCTGCCAAGGTGACAGGCGGTAGATGGAAGGatagaagaagaatgaaaatgaagctTGAGGGCAAGACAGTCTcgaggaaaagaaaggcGAACACTACAGGGGACGAAGGGATAATTCCGGGTAGAGGCGAGAATTCtattaaaaaattgcaTAAGGAGAGTTCCTATAGTTCTGAAGAGCaggaaaaatataaggGTAGAAATGCTCATAACACTCAAGGGAGAACTCTACCAGCCGATTCTCAGTTTGTTTCATCCCTGTTTACATCTAACAGAGAGATTACAACTGCGGTAAACACTAATATTCATGATGAAAACGTTGCCATCAATCCGTCTAACGCGCCCTTGAAAGGTGATCAGTTTGCGTCTTTAGGTGTCTCTAGTCTTCTTGTTTCTCATCTGGAGCAAAAAATGCGTATTAAAAAGCCTACGAGCATCCAGAAGCAGGCCATACCTCAAATAATAGGTAACGCGGGGAAGAacgattttttcattcacGCCCAAACAGGCTCAGGTAAGACTTTATCGTATCTTTTACCTATAATATCTACTATTTTGAACATGGATACTCATGTTGATCGTACTTCTGGTGCATTTGCATTGGTTATTGCTCCTACACGAGAACTAGCATCACAAATATATCATGTTTGTTCCACGCTTGTGTCATGTTGTCACTACTTGGTCCCATGTTTATTGATTGGTGGAGAACGTAAGAAATCAGAAAAAGCTAGATTGCGTAAGGGTTGCAATTTCATAATCGGTACACCAGGTCGTGTTTTGGATCATTTACAAAATACAAAAGTTATCAAGGAGCAATTGAGTCAATCTCTAAGGTATATCGTATTGGATGAAGGAGATAAGTTAATGGAATTGGGTTTTGATGAGACGATCAgtgaaattattaaaattgTTCACGATATTCCCATCAACTCCGAAAAATTTCCCAAGCTACCGCATAAGTTAGTGCACATGTTATGTAGTGCTACACTTACTGATGGTGTTAATAGGTTAAGAAACGTGGCGTTGAAAGATTACAAATTGATTAGCAACGGTACCAAGAAAGATTCTGATATAGTAACGGTTGCGCCCGATCAACTATTGCAGAGGATTACTATTGTCCCACCAAAGTTGCGTCTTGTAACATTAGCTGCTACTTTGAACAACATTACCAAAGATTTCATCGCTTCCGGTCAACAGTCCAAAACGCTGCGTACAATCGTATTCGTATCATGTTCAGACAGCGTGGAGTTTCATTATGACGCATTTTCAGGAAGTGACGGGCACCATAAAAATCTAACGGGTGATTCTGTAAGACTATTGACAAAAGGAAACACTATGTTTCCTTGTTTTTCAGATTCTAGGGACCCAGATGTAGTGATTTATAAATTGCACGGTTCTTTATCCCAACAAATGAGAACCTCTACATTGCAGCATTTTGCTCGTGATAATGAAGCCACCAAGGGAAAACATCTTATTATGTTCTGTACAGATGTCGCAAGTAGAGGCCTAGACCTTCCCCACGTTGGATCTGTTATTGAGTTGGATCCACCATTTGCTGTTGAAGACCATTTACATAGAGTTGGTCGTACAGCAAGGGCCGGTGAGAAGGGTGAAAgtttgttatttttacttcctggcgaagaagaaaaatatatggaCTATATCCAGCCGTATCATCCGATGGGTTGGGAATTACTGAAATTCGATAAAGAAATACTAATGCCGGCTTTCAAAGATGTGAATGTCAACAGAAATGATAAATTCATTAGAAAAGATGAGAAATCgtccaaaaataaagacGTGGGCGATAAAGAATATGAGTGGGATACCAATGCTACGACATGGCATTTGAATATAGAAAGACGAGTAGTGGGAGATTCCgcattcaaaaatttggcCGTTAAAGGTTTCATTAGTCATGTGAGGGCTTACGCAACGCATATCtctcaagaaaagaagtttTTCAACGTGAAGTTCTTACATCTAGGCCATTTAGCTAAAAGTTTTGGGTTACGTGAAAGGCCAAAGGCTATGGGATTGCAAAGTAGTAAGGATGGTAATAGTGAAAAGAAGCCAACTAAGGAAAACtctaaaaataaaatgtttCGTATGGCTCGTATGGCAGAGAAGCAAATAGCAAGTGAGTTTAACTACTAA
- the RPC37 gene encoding DNA-directed RNA polymerase III subunit C37 (RNA polymerase III subunit C37) produces the protein MSIDNKLFVTEEDEEDRTQDRADVEDESNDIDMIADENGTNSAIANEQEEKSEEVKAEDDTGEEEEDDPVIEEFPLKISGEEESLHVFQYANRPRLVGRKPAEHPFISAARYKPKSHLWEIDIPLDEQAFYNKDKAESEWNGVNVQTLKGVGVENNGQYAAFVKDMQVYLVPIERVAQLKPFFKYIDDANVTRKQEDARRNPNPSSQRAQVVTMSVKSVNDPSQNRLTGSLLAHKVADEEANIELTWAEGTFEQFKDTIVKEAEDKTLVALEKQEDYIDNLV, from the coding sequence ATGAGTATTGACAACAAGTTGTTTGTTACTGAAGAGGATGAGGAAGACAGGACGCAGGACCGTGCTGATGTTGAGGATGAATCTAACGACATTGATATGATAGCGGATGAGAACGGAACAAACAGCGCTATAGCTAATGAGCAAGAGGAAAAATCCGAAGAAGTAAAAGCTGAAGATGATActggtgaagaagaagaggatgacCCAGTGATCGAAGAGTTTCCATTGAAGATCTCCGGAGAAGAGGAGTCACTGCACGTGTTTCAGTATGCTAATAGACCAAGGCTAGTAGGACGCAAACCTGCTGAGCATCCGTTTATCTCTGCAGCAAGATATAAACCCAAGTCGCACCTATGGGAAATAGATATTCCTTTGGATGAGCAGGCCTTCTATAACAAGGATAAGGCTGAGAGCGAATGGAATGGGGTTAATGTCCAAACATTAAAAGGCGTGGGTGTGGAAAACAATGGCCAATATGCAGCATTTGTCAAAGATATGCAGGTTTATTTGGTACCTATTGAGAGGGTAGCACAATTGAagccatttttcaaatatatcgACGACGCAAATGTAACAAGAAAGCAAGAGGACGCCAGAAGGAACCCTAATCCTTCATCACAACGCGCTCAAGTGGTTACCATGTCTGTAAAGAGCGTCAACGACCCTTCGCAAAACAGACTCACTGGCTCCCTGCTGGCACATAAAGTCGCCGATGAAGAGGCTAATATTGAATTGACCTGGGCAGAAGGCACGTTTGAACAGTTCAAAGATACTATCGTGAAAGAAGCTGAAGATAAAACTTTAGTAGCCTTAGAGAAACAAGAAGACTATATAGATAATCTAGTTTGA